In Anaerostipes hadrus ATCC 29173 = JCM 17467, a single genomic region encodes these proteins:
- the trpB gene encoding tryptophan synthase subunit beta → MNKIGRFGEYGGQYVPEIVMNAVNELNEAYETYKNDPEFLAQLRQLYRDYANRPSLLYYAEKMTKDLGGAKVYLKREDLNHTGAHKINNVLGQILLAKRMGKKRIIAETGAGQHGVATATVAALFDMECVVYMGAEDVERQSLNAYRMELLGAKVHAVESGTRTLKDAINEAMRDWATNIETTFYCIGSVMGPHPYPTMVRDFQKIIGEETKEQMKEIEGKLPDAVFACVGGGSNAMGMFYDFIPDESVRLIGAEAAGRGIDTLDHAATIAKGSKGIFHGMKSLFLQNEEGQIDPVYSISAGLDYPGIGPEHAHLHEIGRAEYVSITDEQAVKAFEYLSKTEGVIPAIESSHAVAAAMEIVPTMSKDQSVVICLSGRGDKDVYQVARYRGVQLDEN, encoded by the coding sequence ATGAATAAAATAGGAAGATTTGGAGAGTACGGTGGACAGTATGTACCAGAAATTGTAATGAACGCGGTAAACGAGTTAAATGAGGCTTATGAAACATACAAAAATGACCCAGAATTCTTAGCTCAATTACGTCAGTTATACAGAGATTACGCAAACCGTCCATCTCTTTTATACTACGCAGAGAAGATGACAAAAGATCTTGGAGGGGCAAAAGTATATTTAAAACGAGAAGATTTGAATCATACAGGTGCCCATAAGATCAACAATGTATTAGGTCAGATTTTACTTGCAAAGAGAATGGGAAAAAAAAGAATCATCGCAGAGACAGGTGCAGGACAGCACGGAGTTGCTACAGCGACTGTTGCAGCATTATTTGACATGGAATGTGTTGTATATATGGGAGCAGAAGACGTGGAACGCCAGAGTCTGAATGCATACCGTATGGAACTTCTTGGAGCGAAAGTTCATGCTGTAGAGAGTGGAACAAGAACTTTAAAAGATGCTATTAACGAGGCAATGAGAGACTGGGCTACAAATATTGAGACAACATTTTACTGCATCGGTTCTGTTATGGGACCTCATCCATATCCAACGATGGTTCGTGATTTCCAGAAGATCATCGGAGAAGAGACAAAAGAACAGATGAAGGAAATCGAAGGAAAACTTCCAGATGCTGTATTTGCTTGTGTAGGAGGCGGATCGAATGCAATGGGAATGTTTTATGACTTTATCCCAGATGAAAGTGTCAGACTGATCGGGGCAGAAGCAGCTGGAAGAGGGATTGATACGTTAGATCATGCAGCAACGATCGCAAAAGGAAGTAAAGGTATTTTTCATGGAATGAAGAGTTTGTTTTTACAGAACGAAGAAGGCCAGATCGATCCTGTATACTCTATTTCAGCAGGACTTGATTATCCGGGAATCGGACCAGAACATGCACATCTTCATGAAATCGGAAGAGCAGAATATGTGAGTATCACAGATGAACAGGCAGTCAAAGCCTTTGAATATTTATCCAAAACAGAAGGAGTGATCCCAGCGATCGAATCATCTCATGCAGTTGCAGCGGCAATGGAGATCGTTCCAACAATGAGTAAAGACCAGTCAGTCGTTATCTGTCTGTCTGGCCGTGGAGACAAAGACGTTTATCAGGTAGCAAGATACAGAGGAGTGCAGTTAGATGAAAATTAG
- a CDS encoding pyridoxal phosphate-dependent aminotransferase, with the protein MLSKEVVELSKQHSIIRDIFEYGMKRAKEVGAENVFDFSIGNPSVPAPKEIDETALRLLKTADPVDIHGYTSNAGVLEVRENIAKSLNKRFDTNYTAANIFMTIGAAAALGICFKTLVDGPEDEVITFAPHFPEYAVYAQGAGCRLKVISADTRAFQINFEELEETINEHTKAILINSPNNPSGVVYSRETIEKLAALLEKKQKEYGHSIYIISDEPYREIAYDGFEVPYVPHFYNNTLVAYSFSKSLSLPGERIGYIVAPNEAEDFEQLLPAFIASARLLSYVCVPTLYQKVVGECVDLTSDLSIYQKNKDLFYNALVDMGYECVEPGGAFYLFPKALEEDANAFCEKAKEYDLLIVPGDSFGCPGYVRISYCVPTERIEKALPLFKKLIDDYRK; encoded by the coding sequence ATGTTATCAAAAGAAGTAGTAGAATTATCGAAACAGCATTCTATTATCCGTGATATTTTCGAATATGGAATGAAGAGAGCAAAAGAAGTCGGAGCAGAAAATGTATTTGATTTCAGTATCGGGAATCCAAGTGTTCCAGCACCAAAAGAAATTGATGAGACAGCACTTCGCCTGTTAAAAACAGCAGATCCAGTGGATATTCATGGATATACAAGCAATGCTGGAGTACTGGAAGTAAGAGAAAACATTGCCAAGTCTTTAAATAAAAGATTTGATACAAATTATACAGCAGCGAATATTTTTATGACGATCGGAGCGGCAGCAGCCCTTGGTATCTGCTTTAAGACATTAGTTGATGGGCCAGAAGATGAAGTTATCACATTCGCACCACATTTCCCAGAATATGCAGTATATGCACAGGGAGCAGGATGCAGATTAAAGGTCATTTCTGCAGATACCAGAGCATTCCAGATTAATTTCGAAGAATTAGAAGAAACGATCAATGAGCATACCAAAGCAATCTTGATCAATTCTCCAAACAACCCATCCGGAGTTGTTTATTCCAGAGAGACGATTGAGAAATTAGCTGCATTATTAGAGAAGAAACAAAAAGAATATGGACACAGTATTTACATCATTTCCGATGAACCATACAGAGAGATCGCGTATGATGGATTTGAAGTGCCATATGTTCCACATTTTTATAACAATACATTAGTAGCATATTCTTTTAGTAAATCCTTATCACTGCCGGGAGAACGTATCGGTTATATCGTAGCACCAAATGAGGCAGAAGATTTTGAACAGTTACTGCCAGCGTTTATCGCATCTGCACGTTTACTTTCTTATGTCTGTGTGCCAACCTTATATCAGAAAGTTGTTGGAGAATGTGTAGATTTAACTTCTGACCTTTCAATCTATCAGAAGAACAAAGATTTATTCTATAATGCATTAGTGGATATGGGATATGAATGTGTAGAACCAGGTGGAGCTTTCTATTTATTCCCGAAAGCATTAGAAGAAGATGCCAATGCATTTTGCGAGAAGGCGAAAGAATATGATCTGTTGATCGTACCTGGGGACAGCTTTGGATGCCCAGGATATGTGCGTATTTCTTACTGTGTACCAACAGAACGTATCGAAAAAGCCCTTCCATTATTTAAGAAACTGATCGATGACTATCGCAAATAA
- a CDS encoding DUF5688 family protein codes for MLNEKEFYQYVEANILNYLPEMEGKKVMVQRVKRNNQISMMGLSIGETKNYLVPVLYLEIFYRNYLRGQELSDTMKDIARIYRGHQVGFYLDEDKVSDYEHIKKNLFYRVVNYEKNKEMLKYTPYERFLDLAVTYRWAAYRNHDGMASALVRNKELLLWGVTKEQMMKDAKENTEKIFPPVMRKIQSVIPVKITDMEIPLFVLSNGDYMNGASVMLYKDPLRDFANYMGHDLYILPSSIHEVILLLDDEYVQSSEELREMVRETNRMVVDQEEVLSDHIYHYDREKDEIRIAK; via the coding sequence ATGTTGAATGAGAAAGAATTTTATCAGTATGTAGAAGCGAATATTTTAAACTATCTTCCAGAGATGGAAGGAAAGAAAGTTATGGTGCAGAGGGTTAAGAGGAATAATCAGATATCGATGATGGGGTTGTCGATCGGAGAGACCAAGAATTATCTGGTACCAGTGTTGTATTTGGAGATATTTTATCGAAATTATTTAAGGGGACAGGAATTATCAGATACGATGAAAGATATCGCCAGAATTTATCGAGGACATCAGGTTGGATTTTATCTGGATGAGGATAAAGTTTCAGATTATGAGCATATTAAGAAGAATCTGTTTTATCGTGTGGTTAATTATGAGAAGAATAAAGAGATGTTAAAGTATACACCATACGAGCGGTTCTTAGATCTGGCAGTTACATATCGTTGGGCAGCATACCGGAATCATGACGGGATGGCGAGTGCATTAGTGAGGAACAAAGAGTTGCTGTTATGGGGTGTGACAAAGGAACAGATGATGAAGGATGCAAAGGAGAACACGGAGAAGATCTTCCCACCAGTGATGCGCAAGATTCAGTCTGTGATACCAGTAAAGATCACGGATATGGAGATTCCATTGTTTGTATTATCAAATGGAGATTATATGAATGGAGCATCCGTCATGCTTTATAAAGATCCACTGAGAGATTTCGCGAATTATATGGGACATGATCTTTATATTCTTCCAAGCAGTATTCATGAAGTGATCCTTTTACTGGATGATGAATATGTGCAAAGTTCAGAGGAACTACGAGAAATGGTTAGAGAGACAAACCGTATGGTTGTGGATCAGGAAGAAGTTTTATCAGATCACATATATCATTACGACAGAGAGAAAGATGAGATTAGAATTGCCAAGTAA
- the trpC gene encoding indole-3-glycerol phosphate synthase TrpC produces MILDDIVEKRKEQLQREKDNIEPQDMKEMALNSKNKNHGFKEALKKSGLSVISEVKKASPSKGVIAEDFRPVETAIAYEDAGAAAISCLTEEHYFKGGSKYFADIRAKVDIPMLRKDFIFDEYQIYEAKVLGADAILLIAAILSEEKIKEFYDLAKSLEIDCLVEVHNEKELKKVVACGCDIIGINNRNLKTFDVDLNTTSKLAPLIPYEAVLVSESGMKDENDMKNVKEQGADAVLIGETFMRSDNIKETMKQLRSCL; encoded by the coding sequence ATGATCTTAGATGATATCGTAGAAAAAAGAAAAGAACAATTACAAAGAGAAAAAGACAATATCGAGCCACAGGATATGAAAGAGATGGCATTAAATTCTAAGAATAAAAATCATGGATTTAAAGAGGCCTTAAAGAAATCTGGATTATCCGTGATCTCAGAAGTTAAAAAAGCGTCTCCATCCAAAGGTGTGATCGCAGAAGATTTTCGCCCAGTGGAGACAGCCATTGCCTATGAAGATGCAGGGGCAGCAGCCATTTCCTGCTTGACTGAAGAACATTATTTTAAAGGTGGCAGCAAATATTTTGCGGATATCAGAGCTAAGGTAGATATCCCAATGTTAAGAAAAGATTTTATTTTCGATGAATATCAGATTTATGAAGCAAAAGTCTTAGGAGCCGATGCAATCCTTCTGATCGCAGCAATTCTTTCTGAAGAAAAGATAAAGGAATTTTATGATCTGGCAAAAAGTTTAGAGATTGATTGTCTGGTAGAAGTTCATAACGAAAAAGAATTAAAGAAAGTCGTTGCATGTGGATGCGATATTATCGGAATCAATAATCGGAATTTAAAAACATTTGATGTTGATCTAAATACAACAAGTAAACTTGCTCCACTTATTCCATACGAAGCAGTATTAGTTTCCGAAAGTGGAATGAAGGATGAAAATGATATGAAAAATGTCAAAGAGCAAGGAGCCGATGCAGTTTTGATTGGTGAAACATTTATGAGATCCGATAACATCAAAGAAACAATGAAACAGTTACGGAGCTGCCTATGA
- the trpA gene encoding tryptophan synthase subunit alpha: MKIRETFENRKKNGQKALVTYIVSGDYGYETTKENIRAMVKAGADVIEIGIPFSDPIAEGVVIQEASQHSLAGGTTLKGIFQMVKELREEIKETPFVMMMYLNTIYRFGTERFFDLCNECGIQGVIVPDMPYEEKDEIQGVATAHGVDNISLVTPTSHDRIAMIAKEAEGFLYCVSSIGVTGTRSEFTTDFDEFFGVIKKNATIPCAVGFGISGPEQAKKMSTYCDGVIVGSAIVKLISQYGKESPEKVYEFTKSLRDALDE; this comes from the coding sequence ATGAAAATTAGAGAGACATTTGAGAATAGAAAAAAGAATGGGCAAAAAGCATTAGTAACTTACATCGTATCTGGAGATTATGGGTACGAAACAACAAAAGAAAATATCAGAGCTATGGTAAAAGCAGGAGCAGATGTGATCGAGATCGGTATACCATTCTCAGATCCGATCGCTGAGGGTGTTGTCATTCAGGAAGCTAGCCAGCATTCACTTGCAGGTGGTACAACACTAAAGGGAATCTTTCAGATGGTAAAAGAATTAAGAGAAGAGATCAAAGAAACACCATTTGTCATGATGATGTATCTCAATACGATCTATCGTTTTGGAACCGAAAGATTCTTTGATCTTTGTAATGAATGTGGGATTCAGGGCGTTATCGTGCCTGATATGCCATATGAAGAAAAAGACGAGATTCAGGGCGTGGCAACAGCTCATGGAGTTGACAATATCAGTCTTGTAACACCGACATCTCATGATCGTATCGCAATGATCGCAAAAGAAGCAGAAGGATTCTTATACTGTGTATCCTCCATCGGAGTTACAGGAACAAGAAGTGAATTTACAACAGATTTTGATGAATTCTTCGGTGTGATCAAGAAGAATGCAACAATTCCTTGTGCAGTGGGATTTGGTATTTCAGGACCAGAACAGGCAAAGAAAATGAGTACATACTGTGATGGTGTCATTGTCGGAAGTGCGATCGTCAAATTGATCAGTCAATATGGTAAAGAAAGTCCTGAAAAGGTTTATGAGTTTACAAAGAGCTTAAGAGATGCATTAGATGAATAA
- a CDS encoding bifunctional anthranilate synthase component II/anthranilate phosphoribosyltransferase, whose product MILMIDNYDSFTYNVYQYIGSLYPQIQVVRNDEITIDEIRNLQNLEALVISPGPGYPDSAGISKEAIKTFGKEIPVLGICLGHQAIGEVYGGKVVPAKELMHGKMSEITINNKNPLFEGLEDKIYAARYHSLIIDDETFPEDLKVIGRDEKGQIMAVCHKEYPVYGIQFHPESILTEMGMRILENFLTNIAGIRLGDSKKEETMSAVNQETLKPFLTKIVEGNHLTEEEAYKAMDCIMSGNATDAQMGSFLTGLRMNHETPEEITGFAKVMRAKAAIVPEETEAIDIVGTGGDLTNSFNISTTSAFVIAAAGAKVAKHGNRSVSSKSGAADVLEALGAKIGLTPEESKKCLDEVGAAFLFAQTHHGSMKYAGPVRAQLGVRSVFNILGPLANPAMTNYIVLGVYEKELVRPMADVMKNLGVKRALIVYGDDGLDEISISSTTSVCEIDGDEIKGYTINPEELGLTLAKKEDIVGGTADENAIITKDILTGKEQGAKRDIVLLNAGAALYTIRKAETIKDGVKLAAEMIDSGKANEKLEQFIAYTNVK is encoded by the coding sequence ATGATTTTAATGATAGATAATTACGATTCATTTACCTATAACGTATATCAGTACATTGGATCTTTGTATCCACAGATTCAGGTTGTAAGAAACGATGAAATAACGATTGATGAGATCAGAAACTTACAAAATCTAGAAGCACTTGTTATCTCACCAGGACCTGGATATCCAGACAGTGCAGGGATTTCAAAAGAGGCAATTAAAACATTCGGAAAAGAAATCCCAGTCTTGGGAATCTGTCTGGGACATCAGGCGATCGGAGAAGTATATGGCGGAAAAGTCGTTCCAGCAAAAGAATTGATGCATGGAAAAATGAGTGAGATCACAATCAATAACAAGAATCCTTTATTTGAAGGATTAGAAGATAAAATATATGCAGCAAGATATCATTCACTGATCATCGACGATGAGACATTTCCAGAAGATTTAAAAGTTATCGGAAGAGATGAAAAAGGACAGATCATGGCAGTATGTCATAAAGAATATCCGGTCTATGGAATTCAGTTCCATCCAGAATCGATCTTAACTGAAATGGGAATGAGGATCTTAGAAAACTTTTTAACAAACATCGCAGGAATCAGACTTGGAGATTCTAAAAAGGAGGAAACTATGAGCGCAGTCAATCAGGAAACATTAAAACCATTTTTAACAAAGATCGTGGAAGGAAATCATTTAACAGAAGAAGAAGCTTATAAGGCCATGGACTGCATCATGTCTGGAAATGCGACAGATGCTCAGATGGGAAGTTTCCTGACGGGTCTTCGTATGAATCATGAAACACCAGAAGAGATCACAGGATTTGCCAAAGTGATGAGAGCAAAAGCAGCGATCGTGCCAGAAGAAACAGAAGCGATCGATATCGTAGGAACTGGAGGAGACCTTACAAACAGCTTTAATATTTCTACAACATCTGCATTTGTCATTGCAGCAGCAGGAGCAAAAGTTGCGAAACATGGAAATAGAAGTGTATCCTCAAAGAGTGGTGCAGCCGATGTCTTAGAGGCATTAGGAGCAAAAATCGGATTAACACCAGAAGAAAGCAAAAAATGTTTGGATGAAGTTGGAGCAGCTTTCTTATTTGCACAGACACATCACGGATCTATGAAATATGCCGGACCAGTCAGAGCACAGCTTGGGGTAAGATCTGTATTTAATATCTTAGGACCTTTAGCAAACCCAGCAATGACAAACTATATTGTTCTCGGTGTTTATGAAAAAGAGCTGGTTCGTCCGATGGCAGATGTTATGAAGAATCTTGGAGTTAAAAGAGCCCTGATCGTATATGGAGACGACGGATTAGATGAAATCTCAATCTCATCCACAACAAGTGTCTGTGAGATCGATGGAGATGAGATCAAAGGATATACGATCAATCCAGAAGAATTAGGATTAACACTTGCCAAGAAAGAAGATATTGTTGGTGGGACAGCAGATGAAAATGCGATCATTACAAAAGATATCCTAACTGGAAAAGAACAGGGAGCAAAACGAGACATCGTTTTATTAAATGCAGGAGCAGCTCTTTATACGATCAGAAAAGCAGAGACGATCAAAGATGGAGTGAAACTGGCAGCCGAGATGATCGATTCTGGAAAGGCAAATGAGAAATTAGAACAGTTTATTGCATACACAAATGTAAAATAA
- the trpE gene encoding anthranilate synthase component I, whose amino-acid sequence MLYPTLNKVEELLKEYQMVPVFYEVLADYMTPIRMFQALRKEGTPCFMLESVENKDQWGRYSFIGINPKSEIKISGKELEVDGVKQEEEFKMSYLSNLIKKYKSPVMEDCPKLTGGLIGYFGYDMIRQVEKKLTNVPEDDLKMPECHLCMYDEIIAFDHLANKAVIIQNIHKGDNIKQKYEELEDKAELILHKMERPVSLSKDRFTPAKAEVTSNLTKEQYEANVKKAKEYIKNGDIFQVVLSQRFEVETDVDPFDVYRCLRTSNPSPYLYFFDFIDYQVVGASPEKLVSVLNGIVATKPIAGTVPRGKTKEEDDMLVRQLVNDPKERAEHTMLVDLGRNDVGKVSKFGTVEVKNFMTVEKYSKVTHLVSDVQGKLRDDENPINALMSVLPAGTLSGAPKVRAMEIIDELENKKRGVYGGTVGYLGFDGNIDTCIAIRTVVFKDGKGYVQAGAGIVNDSVPEKEFMETKNKALAVVNAVKEAARL is encoded by the coding sequence ATGTTATATCCGACATTAAACAAAGTTGAAGAACTATTAAAAGAATATCAGATGGTACCTGTATTTTACGAAGTACTGGCAGATTATATGACACCGATCCGTATGTTCCAGGCACTGAGAAAAGAAGGAACGCCATGTTTCATGCTTGAGAGTGTGGAAAATAAAGATCAGTGGGGAAGATATTCCTTTATCGGGATCAATCCTAAGTCAGAGATCAAGATTTCAGGAAAAGAATTAGAAGTCGATGGAGTAAAGCAGGAAGAAGAATTCAAGATGAGCTATCTAAGTAATCTGATCAAGAAATATAAATCTCCAGTTATGGAAGATTGTCCCAAATTAACTGGAGGATTGATTGGATATTTTGGATATGACATGATCCGTCAGGTGGAAAAAAAATTAACAAATGTACCAGAAGATGATCTGAAGATGCCAGAATGCCACTTATGCATGTACGATGAGATCATCGCATTCGATCATTTAGCAAACAAAGCTGTGATCATCCAGAACATCCACAAAGGTGATAATATCAAACAAAAATATGAAGAATTAGAAGATAAAGCAGAATTGATCCTTCACAAGATGGAACGTCCGGTATCACTTTCCAAAGACAGATTTACACCTGCGAAGGCAGAAGTAACATCGAATCTTACAAAAGAACAATACGAAGCGAACGTAAAGAAAGCCAAAGAATATATCAAAAACGGTGACATTTTCCAGGTGGTCTTATCCCAGAGATTTGAGGTAGAGACAGATGTTGATCCATTTGATGTCTATCGATGCTTAAGAACATCAAACCCATCTCCATACCTTTACTTCTTTGATTTCATTGACTATCAGGTGGTTGGAGCTTCACCAGAGAAGTTAGTCAGTGTCTTAAATGGAATTGTAGCAACCAAACCGATCGCAGGAACGGTTCCAAGAGGAAAGACAAAAGAAGAAGATGATATGTTGGTAAGACAGTTAGTCAATGATCCAAAGGAAAGAGCAGAACATACGATGTTAGTTGATCTTGGAAGAAATGATGTCGGAAAAGTCAGTAAGTTTGGAACTGTAGAAGTAAAAAACTTTATGACCGTTGAAAAATATTCCAAAGTTACACATTTAGTCAGTGATGTACAGGGAAAATTAAGAGATGATGAAAATCCGATCAACGCACTGATGAGTGTTCTCCCGGCAGGAACATTATCCGGAGCACCAAAAGTAAGGGCCATGGAGATCATTGATGAGCTGGAAAATAAAAAACGAGGTGTTTACGGTGGAACCGTTGGATATCTTGGATTTGATGGAAATATTGATACCTGTATTGCAATCCGGACCGTCGTATTTAAAGATGGAAAAGGATATGTGCAGGCAGGAGCAGGAATCGTTAATGACTCTGTTCCAGAGAAAGAATTTATGGAGACAAAGAATAAAGCATTAGCCGTTGTAAATGCAGTGAAGGAGGCAGCAAGGTTATGA
- a CDS encoding phosphoribosylanthranilate isomerase, whose translation MIQNQIKEQSLKVKMCGMRRKEDIAYANEVKPDAIGYIFFSKSKRYVTGQQARELDQNLDQKILSVGVFVNETIEKVTEIANEVPLDVIQLHGDEDVIYIEQLRQQTDKEIWKAVRVKDTKDIKKAQQLPVDKLLLDTFTEEKDMYGGTGKVMNYDLIPKEGIRKPFFIAGGLHSKNIKEITKKVHPYGIDISSGIETDGYKDLKKMKEIMQITGGRHE comes from the coding sequence ATGATACAAAATCAGATCAAAGAACAAAGTCTGAAAGTGAAGATGTGCGGCATGCGCAGAAAAGAAGATATCGCATATGCAAATGAAGTAAAACCAGATGCAATTGGATATATTTTCTTTTCAAAAAGCAAGCGTTATGTCACAGGCCAGCAGGCAAGAGAACTTGATCAAAACTTAGATCAAAAGATCTTAAGTGTCGGAGTATTCGTCAATGAAACAATTGAGAAAGTTACAGAAATCGCCAATGAAGTTCCATTAGACGTGATCCAGTTACATGGCGATGAAGATGTTATTTATATTGAACAGTTAAGACAGCAGACAGATAAAGAAATCTGGAAAGCGGTCAGAGTAAAAGATACAAAAGACATCAAGAAAGCCCAACAGCTTCCAGTTGATAAACTGTTACTGGATACATTTACAGAAGAAAAAGATATGTATGGAGGTACCGGAAAAGTAATGAATTACGACCTGATTCCAAAAGAAGGAATCAGAAAACCATTTTTCATTGCAGGCGGGCTTCACAGTAAAAATATAAAAGAAATCACAAAAAAAGTTCATCCATACGGGATCGACATTTCCAGTGGAATCGAAACGGATGGATACAAAGATTTGAAAAAAATGAAAGAAATCATGCAGATAACAGGAGGAAGACATGAATAA
- the hisC gene encoding histidinol-phosphate transaminase — protein MNSWRDNVRKVEPYTPGEQPKEEGVIKLNTNENPYPPSDKIKEAMSGIKNLRKYPDPAATKLVEAIASYHGFNKEEVFVGVGSDDVLAVAFMTFFNGKKPIFFPDITYSFYPVWAELFGIPYEKKAVNDAFEIQKEDYYAENGGVVFPNPNAPTGAFLSLEVVEDIIQHNQDVVVIVDEAYIDFGGDTAKELTRKYDNVLVVQTYSKSRSLAGLRIGYAIGNKELIKAMNDVKYSYNSYTMNEPSIVLGTAVLEDEEYFQETRNKIIDTREWFQIEMRKIGFSFADSKANFIFATHESVPAKEIFEAAKKAKIYVRYFDQPRINNYLRITIGTREEMETLLDFLKEFTATK, from the coding sequence ATGAACAGCTGGAGAGACAATGTACGAAAAGTAGAACCTTACACACCGGGTGAACAGCCAAAAGAAGAAGGTGTGATCAAGTTAAATACAAATGAAAACCCTTATCCGCCATCCGATAAGATCAAGGAAGCGATGAGTGGGATCAAGAATCTGCGCAAATATCCTGATCCTGCAGCAACTAAATTGGTAGAAGCGATCGCTTCTTATCATGGATTTAATAAAGAAGAAGTATTTGTCGGAGTGGGATCTGATGATGTGCTTGCCGTTGCATTTATGACATTTTTTAACGGTAAGAAACCAATCTTCTTCCCAGATATCACATATTCCTTCTATCCTGTATGGGCAGAATTATTCGGAATACCATATGAGAAGAAAGCAGTCAATGATGCATTTGAGATTCAGAAAGAAGATTATTACGCAGAAAATGGCGGGGTGGTATTCCCAAATCCTAATGCACCAACAGGCGCATTTTTATCTTTAGAGGTTGTGGAAGATATCATCCAACACAATCAGGATGTCGTTGTGATCGTTGATGAAGCCTATATTGATTTTGGCGGCGACACAGCGAAAGAACTGACAAGAAAATATGATAACGTTTTAGTCGTTCAGACATATTCCAAATCAAGATCTTTAGCAGGACTTCGTATCGGATATGCGATTGGTAACAAGGAACTGATCAAGGCAATGAATGATGTGAAATATTCCTACAACTCTTATACGATGAATGAGCCATCCATTGTTCTTGGAACAGCTGTCTTAGAAGATGAAGAATATTTCCAGGAGACAAGAAATAAGATCATTGATACAAGAGAATGGTTCCAGATTGAGATGAGAAAGATCGGATTTAGTTTTGCAGATTCCAAAGCAAACTTTATCTTTGCGACACATGAAAGCGTACCTGCCAAAGAGATTTTTGAAGCAGCGAAGAAAGCAAAGATTTATGTCCGTTATTTTGATCAGCCAAGAATCAATAATTATTTAAGGATTACAATCGGTACGAGAGAAGAAATGGAAACATTACTTGATTTCTTAAAAGAATTTACAGCAACAAAATAG